A window of Bacillus sp. DX3.1 genomic DNA:
CAATTGAAGACGCAAACCGCAACGCTGCCTTAAACAACATGACAAACGTTGAATTTGGTGTAGGCGAAGCAGAAGTAGTCATTCCAAACTGGTACAAACAAGGCGTTATCGCCGATACAATCGTAGTCGATCCACCGCGCAAAGGATGCGACGAAGCACTACTAAACACAATCATCGACATGAAACCAAAGCGTGTCGTATACGTATCATGTAACCCAGCAACGCTTGCACGTGACTTAAAGATTCTTGAAGAAGGCGGATTTAAGACGCAGGAAGTACAGCCTGTTGATATGTTCCCGCATACGACGCATTGTGAAGCGGTCGCGTGGTTGGAGTTGGTATAATAGAAAAGCAGTTGATATAGAAAAAATCTATACCATCTGCTTTTTTGTTTATAAAAATACCATTCAGGACCGATTTTAGTTAAAATAAACATTGCCGATTTTCACAATAGTTTTTCACAAATTATAAATGTCCAAATGTACTTGTGTTTGATAATAAGTTATTAAGCATGATATAAGTGTAAAAGAAATGGAACATTTGGCTTTATATTTTTTGACCGAGAGTTTGAAGTTGTATCCATAGTGAGAGGATTTGAGTTTGAAATGATAGATAATTTTTGGCGTGATTTACCACGACCATTTTTTGTACTTGCACCAATGGAAGATGTGACAGATGTTGTTTTTCGTCACGTAGTAAGTGAAGCCGGTCGACCGGATGTATTTTTCACAGAGTTTACAAACTCGGATAGCTATTGTCATCCAGAGGGTATGAAAAGTGTGCGTGGCCGTTTGATTTTTACAGAAGATGAACAGCCAATGGTGGCACATATTTGGGGGGATAATCCCGAATATTTCCGTCAAATGAGTATTGGCATGGCAGAGCTAGGATTTAAAGGCATCGATATTAATATGGGCTGCCCTGTACCGAATGTGGCATCGAGAGGGAAAGGTAGTGGCCTTATTCTGCGTCCAGACGTTGCGGCAGAACTTATTCAAGCAGCAAAAGCGGGCGGACTGCCTGTCAGCGTGAAAACACGACTTGGCTATAAGGATGTAAATGAGTGGGAGGAGTGGCTAACGCATATTTTAAAACAGGATATTGCGAACCTTTCTATTCATTTACGTACAAGAAAGGAAATGAGCCAAGTAGATGCGCATTGGGAGCTAATTCCGGAAATCAAAAAATTACGTGACCGTATCGCACCAAATACGCTACTAACAATCAATGGAGACATTCCTGACCGTCAAACTGGGCTGCAGCTTGCTGAACAATATGGTATTGATGGCGTTATGATCGGGCGAGGTATTTTTAAAAATCCTTTTGCTTTTGAAAAAGAGCCAAAAGAGCATAGCAGTAAAGAATACCTTGATCTTTTAAGACTGCAGCTTGATCTTCAAGATCAATATGCGGAAGCACTGCCACGTTCAATCACAGGGCTTCATCGCTTTTTCAAAATTTATGTCAAAGGATTCCGTGGAGCTGGTGAATTAAGAAATCAATTGATGAACACGAAATCAACAGATGAAGTGCGTGCATTGCTTGATAACTTTGGAAAAGAATGTTGATGGGACGGGGACAGTGAAATGATGTAACTCTCAAAAAGTTAGAGAAAAAATGAATCACATCAACTCATGTGTACTTATTTTATTCAGTTTCAAGTTCCTTTGCAGCCGGCAACTTTTGTTTTGATAAAGTCTGTTTTCTGAAAGAAAAAGGTCTTAAGAATGTAATAAACCCACCAGCACCCTTGTGTTGCCACATACACTCTGCACATGTGGAGTGTGTGGCTTGGCTCATTTTAAAAGAAGGCAACTAATCCCCTTGGGGAAGTTGCCTTTTTTACGTTTTTTGTAACGGATTTACAAAGCTGTATTGAATATGGACAGTGCTATCGTAATCACAAGTAATCTTTTCCACCAGTGAATGGAGTATTGTTGGTGTTAATTCCTTTAAGTTTATTATATCTTTTAGCTTTTTGCCGATATTGATGGCGTAATTTTCGTTTTCGCATTCCTTCAATTTTTCATCAAGTTGTGCTTTTTTGATTTGAAGATCTTTTATCTTGTTATCCATTAATTATCACTTTGAGCGTTGGTTTTAATGTTGTACTTAATCAATTAATGCATCCTTGACTTGCAGAAATAATCAAATAAAATCATACTCCCGTAGTCATAAAATACATTCCTGTAAGTATAATAATTCTTGGTGTTTAGTTTTTGAATGATAACCCATTTTCCATCAAAGCAGACCTAAGTTTAGGTAAAGAAGCTGGTCCCATACCGTGAAATTGCAAAATCTCTTTTTCACTAAATTTTGATAGCTGTTGTATAGAAGTTATCCCATTGTTTTCCAATGCTCGTCTGGCTGGTGCCGAGAGTAGTGAAAGAAATCCGTTGTCAGGTTTGCGTTCTTGCTCACAAATCGGGCAGGTCGGACAGTCGCTACTTTTATAGTATTTATGTCCTTTGTTGCAAGTCCTTAAATTTTTCTTTGAAGTTGTCATTTTTAATGTCTCCTTTTCTCAAGAATTTTTTTTATCTTTTTGATATTCCATCAGATGATTTATCGCTATTGATAGCACTATTTTAACAGTAAATTAAATATTATAAATGAAACATATGGCACTTAATAAAATAAAGGTTTACCGAAAAAGAGGTGGATTTCCTTATAATAGAACTCAAATTGGAAAAGGAATAAAAGGAGCTTTTGAATTTAATACAGTAGAAGTTGAACAAAAGATTTCTAGTACATTAGACGAAGCAGAAATGTGGGAGTTCGTATCCAAACTGGTGCAACAAATATTAAAAATAGTAACAAAAGCATCTGGATTCTTGTTTCGCTAACAGATGCTTTTGTTTAAGAAGAAAAATAAAAAAGGTATTTACATATTAGACATATCTAAAATGTAAATATCTTTATTTATTAGGGATTTTTAAAATTTAGGTCTTGATAACTAATAGTAAGTGCTCACCCTTTTTTCTCTTATTCTTGGGATGTCAGTAAGGATTATTTCAATAAGGTCTTTTTCTTTAACTGCATGATTCGTACAGGCAATATTCGTGAAAAAATATTTTTTCTTTCTCGTTTTACCTCTGCCTCTTTTAGCCTTTTAGCTTGGTCGAATCCTTCACTTGAAGTAATCGGCTCATAGGCATTAGGAATGACTATCAGATCTTCTTCACTATTTTCCTTTCGTTTCTTATTGGTGAAATTAATTGTTGTTTCTCATCCTTGAACAAGGTCGCCTACATAGTGCGGGTTCTGTAAAATCTTTTTAACAGATGAGCCTTGCCAATATAGACCTGCATTACTATGAAGGTACTAATACATTTTAGGGGGAATTGAAATGGCAAAAGCACCATATAAAAATATAGAAGGAGGGGATTCATAAAATGCAGATAATGAACAAATATTTTCGTGCGAGTATGGTTTACATTATGACCAATAATGAAGTAATGAATCAAATCATTGCCTTTTACAGGGACATGAATGGTATGCTCACCTTTGCGGGTTCCTACCCAACTTATGGCAGAGGTACTGGTACAAAGGAAGTCTCCACTGCAACAGCAAACGATGGCGTCGATCCCCTTGCCGCACAAGGCGCCCTGACTCTGTCCCGTGATGGACGTTTCCTACTTGCAGTTAACGCAGGCAGCAATAGTATTAGTAGTTTCATCATCACCGACAGCGGAGCACCCGTTCTCGTGGATATGAAGCCATCAGGAGGTGCTCAGCCCAATAGCGTAGATGTGTTTGGTAATCTTGTCTATGTTTCCAATGTAGGTAATGCCGCTAACAATTTTGCCTCCAATATCACTGGTTTTCGTATAGATACTAACGGACGCCTTACCCCTATTCCCAAATCCACCCATTCTCTCAGCACCTTCAATGCACAGCCGGCGCAGGTTCTCTTCACTCCAGATGGCAGTAAAATTCTTGTCTCCGAGCTTACATCAAACCATCTCAGTATATTCCATGTAAATAAAAATAGTACGATTACAGGACCAATCGTTAATGATTCTTATGGTCAAGGACCATTGGGCGCCTATTTTCTATCGTCTGGAATCCTCTTAGTTACAGAAGCAGTTTCAAATGCGCTGTCCTCTTATTCATTGACTAACGATGGTATCCTTCATGTGATCAGCGGCTCTGTACCAAACGGATATAAGACTGCTTGTTGGGTTGTAACAACGAGGGATGAACGTTTTGCCTACACTACCAACACCTTAAGCGGTACCATTTCCACCTACCGAATCGATCCCAATGGAGCACTGTCGGTGGTAAGGCATATTACCAGTACACCGTCAGGTACGGTACCAGGTCTGCCGATAGATGCTGGAGTGAGTAAAGATGGACGGCATTTTTACACCCTTAACGGAAATCAGGGCACGGTCTCAGTATTTAATATCCAAGATGATGGTAGTCTTGTCAGATTGCAGGTTGCTGTATGGACCGACTTTCCGTATTTTGGATCGCAAGGTTTAGCTGTTCTTTGATTCTATTTGGTCCATCACATTTGACGGAGTAGAAAGTTTCTCTTAGTGTATGAGTCATCTTCAACTAACG
This region includes:
- a CDS encoding tRNA-dihydrouridine synthase, whose amino-acid sequence is MIDNFWRDLPRPFFVLAPMEDVTDVVFRHVVSEAGRPDVFFTEFTNSDSYCHPEGMKSVRGRLIFTEDEQPMVAHIWGDNPEYFRQMSIGMAELGFKGIDINMGCPVPNVASRGKGSGLILRPDVAAELIQAAKAGGLPVSVKTRLGYKDVNEWEEWLTHILKQDIANLSIHLRTRKEMSQVDAHWELIPEIKKLRDRIAPNTLLTINGDIPDRQTGLQLAEQYGIDGVMIGRGIFKNPFAFEKEPKEHSSKEYLDLLRLQLDLQDQYAEALPRSITGLHRFFKIYVKGFRGAGELRNQLMNTKSTDEVRALLDNFGKEC
- a CDS encoding RNA polymerase alpha subunit C-terminal domain-containing protein, which encodes MTTSKKNLRTCNKGHKYYKSSDCPTCPICEQERKPDNGFLSLLSAPARRALENNGITSIQQLSKFSEKEILQFHGMGPASLPKLRSALMENGLSFKN
- a CDS encoding beta-propeller fold lactonase family protein, with product MQIMNKYFRASMVYIMTNNEVMNQIIAFYRDMNGMLTFAGSYPTYGRGTGTKEVSTATANDGVDPLAAQGALTLSRDGRFLLAVNAGSNSISSFIITDSGAPVLVDMKPSGGAQPNSVDVFGNLVYVSNVGNAANNFASNITGFRIDTNGRLTPIPKSTHSLSTFNAQPAQVLFTPDGSKILVSELTSNHLSIFHVNKNSTITGPIVNDSYGQGPLGAYFLSSGILLVTEAVSNALSSYSLTNDGILHVISGSVPNGYKTACWVVTTRDERFAYTTNTLSGTISTYRIDPNGALSVVRHITSTPSGTVPGLPIDAGVSKDGRHFYTLNGNQGTVSVFNIQDDGSLVRLQVAVWTDFPYFGSQGLAVL